The following nucleotide sequence is from Carassius carassius chromosome 16, fCarCar2.1, whole genome shotgun sequence.
gtgaacacttaaaaGGTGTTTCTGTAGTGTGGATCTTCATGTGATCATTAAGGGtttcttttaatgtgaaactttttccacactgatcacatgtgtgcgGCTTCTCCCCAGTGTGGCTTTTCATATGTTTGAAAAGGCTTCCTTTTTGTGTGAAACTCttgccacactgatcacatgtgtgtgGCCTCTCTCCAGTGTGGACTTTCATGTGTTCTTTAAGGCTTCCTTTTGTTacgaaactcttcccacactgatcacatttGTGTagattctctccagtgtggatattCATATGTTTATTAAGGTTTCCTTTTTGCCCAAAATGCTTCCCACAGTGAACACATGTGTGTAGCTTCTCTACAGTGTGGATAGTCATGTGTCGATTAAGCATTTCTTTTATTCTGAAGCTCTTCCCACATTGATCGCATgtatatggtttctctccagtgtggatcctctcatgtattTGCAGATATGTTGACCGTTTGAatgtcttgtcacagtgtgaacacttgtaaggtgtTTCTGTAGTGTGAACTGTCTGGTGCACTTTCAGTGCGCCATATGTAAAAAATGTCTTCCCACACTTAGAGCAAACATGATCCTTCACACCACTGTGTCTTTTCTGATGTATCTTTAATGCAGTCATCTgactaaaactctttccacataaaTAACAAATGTAAGGCTTCTCCTTTGTATGAGATTTCAAGCGGTCCTTTAGGAATGTTCTACTACTTTGGTCACAGTTTTCTAGTCTCTCTCTAGAATGAGTAAGCAGATGTTTTTTAAAACCACTATATTTTCTGAAACTtttcccacactgatcacatgtgtatggcttctctccagtgtgaaccctCATGTGTTCCTTAAGGAGTTGCTTATgtctgaaactcttcccacactgatcacatgtgtgtggcttctctccagtgtggatcatcatGTGCACATTAAGGGCTCCTTtttgtgtgaaactcttcccacactgaaCACAAGTgtatggcttctctccagtgtgggttTTTAAGTGTGTGTCACGGTATACTTTTTGTGAGAAACTccttccacactgatcacatgtgtacggcttctctccagtgtggatccttgTGTGTTTGTTAAGAGTAGTTTTTTGTCTGAAGCTcatcccacactgatcacatgtgtatggCTTATCTGCAGTGTGGATCCTTGTGTGTTCGCTAAGAGTAGCTTTTAGTTTGAAGctcttcccacactgatcacatgtgtacggcttctctccagtgtggatccttgTGTGTTCGTTAAGAATAGCTTTTAGTTTGAAGctcttcccacactgatcacatgtgtacgtCTTATCTGCAGTGTGGATCCTTGTGTGTTTGTTAAGAGTAGTTTTTTGTCTGAAGctcttcccacactgatcacatgtgtacggCTTCTCTGCAGTGTGGATCCTTGTGTGTTTGTTAAGAGTAGTTTTTTGTCTGAAGctcttcccacactgatcacatgtgtacggCTTATCTGCAGTGTGGATACTTGTGTGTTTGTTAAGAGTAGCTTTTAGTCTGAAGCTCTTTCCACATTGACCACATGTGTATGGCTTCTCCCCAGTGTGGATATTCACGTGTTTTGTAAGGTTTCCTTTTTGTGcaaaactcttcccacactgatcacatttGTACAGCTTTCCTTCAaggtgacattttattttaatatcaggaTTTTTCTTGAATGAGAGACTCTTTTCACACGGAGGCCATATTTTGTCTCTTCTTTTCAATGAGGATTTCCACGATATCTCTTCAGATTTGACATGATGGTTTTCCCCCTCTTCAATCAGTTCTTCAATCTCCTTTTTCTGTTCTATCAGGTCTAAAATTGAAGTAAATGACAGTAGTttagtgaaaaaaaagttttcagaaaatcttaaaagcaaaaaaaataataatgtgaaagAGAAAAGGAGACGTGAAACTTGAGAAAGCTGTAGAAAGTAAACATTtagatgcattacatttatttacaattttggtTTTTAAAACATTACAGGCACAGGTTCTGTAGTGAGAACTATaactaaatttttgattaattttattttacattttcaaaatatggttCCAAACACTGTGAACCAGATAGAGATAATTGTAAAAATGAAACTTCAGATATTTATTCAGACCTTGTGATGTTTGCAATCAGTACTAATGTTTCTCAAACAgtcttttatacagtatgttgaaaAAGAAAACTATACTGGTTACTAGGgcggtgcaaaaaatctaatgggcagcacatgctttcagatggagcagcaatTACAACATAGAGctatagttcactgacaagctacacaaaatcgtgTTCATAAGCAATTAATCACCATGATTTTGAAcacgattttgtgtagcttgccAGTGAACTATGGTttggtgtagtaaatgccactccatctgaaagcacatgctttcagattacttctaatcacaggagcggctttcctgacgagatgcacatgaaaatcgcatacgttttttttttttgcacagcccagTTATATTTGCACACTGGTTACTAATGTAACTGGTTTCCTGACATAACGGGAATGAGCATTGCTTTAGTTACTAAGGaagggaggaagaggagagggagttATAACTTGTGCCCTGAAAGGAGTTGAAACACCTTAGGCACATAGCTTAGTCTCAGCCTTACAACTTTACTGTCATTAAGGCCAAACTCGAGGCAGGACTCGTCCACTGAACCTTCAAGTTGCTGACTCGCTGGACAAAAACCAAAGCCAGGAGGAGGGCAGTCTTCAGCAAGTGAAAACCAAGGTTGGTCATTTTGACTAGCTCTGTACCGTGGACATAATCCAGCATTTAGTCGTGTAGAAGCCTCTTTTAACTTCAGGTTCCACCTCTGGCTTGGTGCAGGCACTGATAATGGTTTAGGGCATTGCTGAGTCAAGACATTTTGGGGTGACAAAGCATCAGAAGAATTGGCTAACTTGGAGAGTAATGACTAGGGATGGGTattgttaaggttttaacggtattactactcttaccgatactgcttaacggtccggtactttaacggtattcttatcggtactttgtgctgtgttactttgtgttttgTTAGGCAGtcaaaaactttgcatttctctgtctgcacataatgcacttttgaaagatgctttgacatactgcttgtgtttccgcccttacatgcaaaaattgttgcacttatgacatccagcgttgtctgcatcaactctagtgaagtataaccataCTTTGGAATgttttgctgtctccgccatcgtTACTCgttgtattaagcaggagttttcgtaccgtaaggggccgttcacatatcccGTCTAAAAtagcgtggaaaacgctaggcaagccgcttttattttttttcccccaaagcctTTGAGCACTTGCGCTCCCGAgtagtctgccgttgctaagcaaccatgacctgctctctccatgaagacgcggaaatttcagcaatggataaatggatttgcagcactaaaaaccgcttgcagtagcactgctactaaattaatttaaaaatccacatacagccatcagctgttccttcatcttggctgagctttcaacgttgttacggaaggTGAggtcattctgaaaagtttagatgtttttaactcgatgcagtgcagacgcacctggaaaaaacgagctcgtcgcaccgcgtgcgcatcgcaaccacgtcgcttccattatgagaaGTGCGCAAAAGACATGATATGTGAACAGtcccttatgtgtgtgtgtgcaccgcgctcgttcttgttgtgtgtgtgtgactgacagacagcctccgcggcacgcatgagagatctcgcagatttcacagacaaacgtcttaataatcgcaaataagaaatgtttggtaagatcaaatgtgcacgataacattattaagcaaatctcttcgccatcgtcactctttattattacaCTGGGAATTTTCATACCGTTATGCGTATGCGTGtgccgcgctcgttgtggtgtgtgtgtgactgactgacAGCCTCCACGGAGCGCATGACAGATCTCAcagatcgcacattagaaatgtttggtgagataaaatgtgcacaataacattattaagcaaaaatacatggTACATTAATgttttcccctccagtaccgaaagcagaaccgttacagtcagatcttactgatactacggtctgaCTGACAGCCTCCACGGAGCGCATGACAGATCTCAcagatcgcacattagaaatgtttggtgagataaaatgtgcacaataacattattaagcaaaaatacatggTACATTAATgttttcccctccagtaccgaaagcagaaccgttaccgtcagatcttactgatactacggtctgaCTGACAGCCTCCACGGAGCGCATGACAGATCTCAcagatcgcacattagaaatgtttggtgagataaaatgtgcacaataacattattaagcaaaaatacatggTACATTAATGTTTTctcctccagtaccgaaagcagaaccgttaccgtcagatcttactgatactacggtctttcacaatttagccccggggccattttaataccgggtttccgTACCCATCCCTAGTAATGACACACAGCTTGTGATGACTTCTAAGGCATCATAAAGTGTTAGACTGGGGTGAGCAGATGCTGATGCTGGCCTGTGTAAATGACAGCTTGTGATGACTGGAGGCAGCAAAAGAATTAGCCATTAATGAAGGAAATGGTGCACCACATGCGATGATTTCTAGCTGTGAAACATTCAGCAAAGCCATCTAAAGCAGGACCAATAATCCCGATGGAGAGACAGGGGATTCGAGGAGGACCAACTTATTGGCCTTGAGCTCTGTTAAATTCAGTCAAATGTTTAGATGTCAACACCCATTATTTGGCACGGTAGAACTTCAGGctcccccctccctccctcctacCTACTCTCTTCTCGTACACACTTCATGTAAAATCAGGCCTTCTCACTACTCAAAACTGACtccaaaaatgtgtgtgttttccatAGGTTAGGGGGTAGAGTCCTCCACGGTGT
It contains:
- the LOC132159610 gene encoding zinc finger protein draculin-like isoform X1 codes for the protein MTDPEPSGIKQEDAEQQIDLIEQKKEIEELIEEGENHHVKSEEISWKSSLKRRDKIWPPCEKSLSFKKNPDIKIKCHLEGKLYKCDQCGKSFAQKGNLTKHVNIHTGEKPYTCGQCGKSFRLKATLNKHTSIHTADKPYTCDQCGKSFRQKTTLNKHTRIHTAEKPYTCDQCGKSFRQKTTLNKHTRIHTADKTYTCDQCGKSFKLKAILNEHTRIHTGEKPYTCDQCGKSFKLKATLSEHTRIHTADKPYTCDQCGMSFRQKTTLNKHTRIHTGEKPYTCDQCGRSFSQKVYRDTHLKTHTGEKPYTCVQCGKSFTQKGALNVHMMIHTGEKPHTCDQCGKSFRHKQLLKEHMRVHTGEKPYTCDQCGKSFRKYSGFKKHLLTHSRERLENCDQSSRTFLKDRLKSHTKEKPYICYLCGKSFSQMTALKIHQKRHSGVKDHVCSKCGKTFFTYGALKVHQTVHTTETPYKCSHCDKTFKRSTYLQIHERIHTGEKPYTCDQCGKSFRIKEMLNRHMTIHTVEKLHTCVHCGKHFGQKGNLNKHMNIHTGENLHKCDQCGKSFVTKGSLKEHMKVHTGERPHTCDQCGKSFTQKGSLFKHMKSHTGEKPHTCDQCGKSFTLKETLNDHMKIHTTETPFKCSHCDKRFKRSKYMKIHERIHNREKQYHCHSCGKIFTQLSSLICHKLHVCMSEITVGSLSSDPVLPGLMVNID
- the LOC132159610 gene encoding gastrula zinc finger protein XlCGF57.1-like isoform X2 — its product is MTDPEPSGIKQEDAEQQIDLIEQKKEIEELIEEGENHHVKSEEISWKSSLKRRDKIWPPCEKSLSFKKNPDIKIKCHLEGKLYKCDQCGKSFAQKGNLTKHVNIHTGEKPYTCGQCGKSFRLKATLNKHTSIHTADKPYTCDQCGKSFRQKTTLNKHTRIHTAEKPYTCDQCGKSFRQKTTLNKHTRIHTADKTYTCDQCGKSFKLKAILNEHTRIHTGEKPYTCDQCGKSFKLKATLSEHTRIHTADKPYTCDQCGMSFRQKTTLNKHTRIHTGEKPYTCDQCGRSFSQKVYRDTHLKTHTGEKPYTCVQCGKSFTQKGALNVHMMIHTGEKPHTCDQCGKSFRHKQLLKEHMRVHTGEKPYTCDQCGKSFRKYSGFKKHLLTHSRERLENCDQSSRTFLKDRLKSHTKEKPYICYLCGKSFSQMTALKIHQKRHSGVKDHVCSKCGKTFFTYGALKVHQTVHTTETPYKCSHCDKTFKRSTYLQIHERIHTGEKPYTCDQCGKSFRIKEMLNRHMTIHTVEKLHTCVHCGKHFGQKGNLNKHMNIHTGENLHKCDQCGKSFVTKGSLKEHMKVHTGERPHTCDQCGKSFTQKGSLFKHMKSHTGEKPHTCDQCGKSFTLKETLNDHMKIHTTETPFK